One part of the Vitis riparia cultivar Riparia Gloire de Montpellier isolate 1030 chromosome 8, EGFV_Vit.rip_1.0, whole genome shotgun sequence genome encodes these proteins:
- the LOC117921131 gene encoding histone-lysine N-methyltransferase, H3 lysine-9 specific SUVH1-like produces the protein MEQSLGSDSGPADKSRVLNVKPLRCLVPIFPSPPNFSPFSPGQSAPFVCANPSGPFPSGFAPFYPFFSPTDSERPPEQNSQTPFGVHNQPGPFGFNNPIPGAVPITSFRTPPPPPPPGVAANGDTGPSRRNYQTHTTGIQSQSQSEEADDNEYSETPNQNAQYLSSFSMHVTDAERTSKAQRSKSKSQKRGRKGQEVNFSSPEVDVELIVSSILNSCNLMVFDTFRRADGDKESVGYILMVYDLLRRRITQIEDGKEATPGVTRRPDLRSGTILMNKGIRTNIKKRIGVVPGVEVGDIFFFRMEMCLVGLHAPCMAGIDYMGLKISQEEEPVAVSIVSSGGYEDNVEDGDVLIYSGQGGNIYRKDKQIIDQKLERGNLALEKSLHRGNEVRVIRGLRDVVNPTGKVYVYDGLYKIQESWVEKGKAGCNVFKYKLVRLPGQPEAFITWKSIQQWKEGLSSRAGVILPDLTSGAENLPVSLVNDVDDEKGPAYFTYFPSLRYSKPVNLTEPSFSCNCQGGCLPGNSNCSCIKKNGGYIPYNVAGVLVNNKSLIYECGPCCSCPINCRNRISQAGLKVRLEVFKTKDKGWGLRSWDPIRAGAFICEYAGEVVNDCKVEELGSESEDDYIFDATRTYQPLGVLPGDSNKAHQVPFPLIISAKNVGNVARFMNHSCSPNVFWQPALRESNSESYLHIAFFAIRHIPPMTELTYDYGIIQSGKADERKKRCLCGSLKCRGHFY, from the coding sequence ATGGAGCAAAGTTTGGGTTCAGACTCAGGTCCTGCTGATAAATCTAGGGTTTTGAATGTGAAGCCATTGCGATGTTTGGTGCCGATATTCCCATCTCCACCAaacttttctccattttctccaGGGCAATCTGCCCCTTTTGTGTGTGCCAATCCATCAGGTCCTTTTCCATCTGGGTTTGCTCCCTTCTACCCCTTTTTCAGTCCTACAGACTCTGAAAGGCCACCTGAACAAAATTCACAAACTCCATTTGGTGTCCACAATCAACCTGGGCCTTTTGGCTTCAACAACCCAATTCCAGGAGCAGTCCCAATAACTTCATTTAGAACACCCCCTCCACCACCCCCACCAGGAGTGGCAGCAAATGGAGATACAGGACCATCGAGGCGGAATTATCAGACTCACACCACTGGTATTCAATCACAATCTCAAAGTGAGGAGGCAGATGACAATGAGTACAGTGAGACCCCAAATCAGAATGCCCAGTATCTGAGCAGTTTCAGCATGCATGTTACTGATGCAGAACGTACAAGTAAGGCACAGAGGTCAAAGAGTAAGTCTCagaagagaggaagaaaaggCCAAGAGGTTAATTTTTCCTCACCTGAAGTTGATGTGGAGTTAATCGTTAGTAGTATTCTTAATTCATGTAATCTTATGGTATTTGATACATTCCGACGGGCTGATGGTGACAAGGAATCAGTTGGATATATACTTATGGTATATGACTTGCTTCGAAGAAGGATTACACAAATTGAAGACGGGAAGGAAGCAACACCTGGGGTAACAAGACGACCCGACTTAAGATCTGGTACAATCTTGATGAATAAAGGGATCCGGACAAATATCAAGAAGAGAATTGGAGTTGTGCCAGGTGTTGAAGTTggagatattttctttttcaggaTGGAAATGTGCTTGGTAGGGTTGCATGCTCCATGTATGGCTGGGATTGATTACATGGGTCTCAAGATCAGTCAGGAGGAAGAGCCTGTGGCTGTCAGCATTGTTTCATCTGGAGGATATGAGGACAATGTGGAGGATGGGGATGTGTTGATTTACAGTGGCCAAGGTGGGAATATTTACAGGAAGGATAAGCAAATAATTGATCAGAAGCTTGAAAGGGGGAATCTCGCTTTGGAGAAAAGTTTGCATCGGGGTAATGAGGTGAGAGTCATTAGGGGTCTAAGGGATGTGGTGAATCCAACAGGGAAAGTATATGTGTATGATGGTCTCTATAAGATTCAGGAGTCGTGGGTGGAGAAAGGGAAAGCAGGTTGCAATGTTTTTAAGTATAAATTGGTTAGATTGCCTGGTCAGCCAGAGGCATTCATTACCTGGAAGTCAATTCAACAATGGAAGGAAGGTCTTTCTTCTAGAGCTGGGGTTATTCTGCCAGACCTTACTTCAGGGGCAGAAAATTTACCTGTTTCCCTTGTAAatgatgttgatgatgaaaAGGGGCCTGCATACTTCACATATTTTCCTAGTCTTAGATATTCAAAACCAGTAAATTTAACAGAACCTTCTTTTAGCTGTAATTGCCAAGGTGGATGTCTTCCTGGGAACTCCAACTGCTcctgcattaaaaaaaatggaggctACATCCCATATAATGTAGCTGGGGTTCTTGTGAACAACAAATCCTTGATATATGAGTGTGGTCCTTGTTGCTCATGCCCTATTAATTGCCGAAACCGAATTTCCCAAGCAGGTTTGAAAGTCCGCTTGGAAGTTTTCAAAACTAAGGATAAAGGTTGGGGTCTGAGGTCTTGGGATCCCATCCGTGCAGGAGCTTTTATTTGTGAATATGCAGGGGAAGTCGTCAATGACTGTAAAGTGGAAGAACTtgggagtgaaagtgaagatgaTTATATCTTTGATGCTACACGCACTTATCAACCTCTAGGAGTTTTGCCTGGTGATTCTAATAAGGCTCACCAGGTCCCATTTCCCCTAATAATAAGTGCAAAAAATGTTGGGAATGTAGCTCGCTTTATGAACCACAGTTGCTCTCCAAATGTGTTCTGGCAGCCAGCCTTGCGTGAAAGCAACAGTGAATCTTATCTTCATATAGCGTTTTTTGCAATCAGACACATTCCTCCAATGACAGAGTTGACATATGATTATGGGATCATCCAGTCGGGGAAAGCagatgagagaaagaaaagatgCCTATGTGGGTCATTAAAGTGCAGAGGGCATTTTTACTAG
- the LOC117920618 gene encoding uncharacterized protein LOC117920618 has product MEMNVSNLLFADDTTIFCEARKEHLTHLGWILAWFEAASDLRINLAKSELIPVREVEDIEEMAVELGCRVGDFPVKYLGLPLGAHHKALSMWDGVEERMRRRLVLWKRHYLSKGGRITLIKSTLASIPIYQLSLF; this is encoded by the coding sequence ATGGAGATGAATGTGTCCAACTTGctctttgctgatgacacaaCCATCTTCTGTGAAGCAAGGAAGGAGCATCTAACTCATCTTGGCTGGATTTTGGCGTGGTTTGAGGCGGCTTCTGATCTTAGGATTAATCTGGCCAAGAGTGAATTAATTCCTGTTAGGGAGGTTGAAGATATTGAGGAAATGGCTGTGGAGTTAGGGTGCAGAGTGGGGGATTTTCCTGTTAAgtatttggggctgccccttggagctCATCACAAGGCCTtgtctatgtgggatggggtggaggaaagaatgaggagaagattAGTTCTTTGGAAAAGGCATTATTTGTCTAAGGGCGGGAGAATTACCCTCATTAAAAGTACATTGGCCAGCATTCCCATCTACCAATTGTCCCTTTTCTGA